A region from the Streptomyces sp. 3214.6 genome encodes:
- a CDS encoding NADP-dependent succinic semialdehyde dehydrogenase has product MPIATVNPANGETLRTYEAMGEEELERRLQLAEATFRTYRSTRFVDRARLMIQAANLLDEDQQDIARIMTTEMGKPVKQARAEAAKCAKAMRWYAEHAEELLADEEPAAADVKDSGASRALVRYRPLGPVLAVMPWNFPLWQVVRFAAPALMAGNVGLLKHASNVPQTALYLEDLFHRAGFTEGCFQTLLIGSGAVDDLLRDERVKAATLTGSEPAGRAVASTAGEMIKKTVLELGGSDPYVVMPSADVDRAAQVAVTARVQNNGQSCIAAKRFIVHTDVYDAFAERFVAGMTALKVGDPLEEETEVGPLASEQGRSDLEELVEDARHGGAAVLCGGHRLRRPELPGWYYPPTVLAGITREMRIHREEAFGPVATLYRAADLDEAVLIANDSPFGLSSNVWTRDEAEVDRFVRDLEAGGVYVNGMTASHPGFPFGGVKRSGYGRELSGHGIREFCNITTVWHGA; this is encoded by the coding sequence ATGCCCATCGCGACGGTGAACCCGGCGAACGGCGAGACGCTTCGCACGTACGAGGCCATGGGCGAGGAGGAACTGGAGCGCCGGCTCCAGCTCGCGGAGGCCACGTTCCGTACGTATCGGTCGACGCGCTTCGTCGACCGGGCGCGCCTGATGATCCAGGCCGCGAACCTCCTGGACGAGGACCAGCAGGACATCGCCCGGATCATGACCACCGAGATGGGCAAGCCGGTGAAGCAGGCCCGCGCCGAGGCCGCGAAGTGTGCCAAGGCGATGCGCTGGTACGCCGAGCACGCGGAGGAACTGCTCGCCGACGAGGAGCCGGCCGCCGCCGACGTGAAGGACTCCGGCGCCTCGCGCGCCCTGGTCCGCTACCGGCCACTGGGTCCGGTGCTCGCGGTGATGCCGTGGAACTTCCCGCTGTGGCAGGTGGTCCGGTTCGCCGCGCCGGCGCTGATGGCGGGCAACGTGGGGCTGCTGAAGCACGCCTCGAACGTCCCGCAGACCGCGCTGTACCTGGAGGACCTGTTCCATCGGGCCGGTTTCACCGAGGGCTGCTTCCAGACACTGCTGATCGGGTCGGGAGCGGTGGACGACCTGCTGCGCGACGAGCGCGTCAAGGCCGCGACGCTCACCGGCAGCGAGCCGGCCGGGCGGGCGGTCGCCTCCACCGCCGGGGAGATGATCAAGAAGACGGTGCTGGAACTGGGCGGCAGCGACCCTTACGTCGTCATGCCGTCGGCGGACGTCGACCGGGCCGCGCAGGTGGCGGTGACCGCGCGTGTACAGAACAACGGCCAGTCCTGCATCGCAGCCAAACGGTTCATCGTTCACACGGACGTGTACGACGCGTTCGCCGAACGGTTCGTGGCGGGCATGACGGCGCTGAAGGTCGGCGACCCGCTGGAGGAGGAGACGGAGGTCGGGCCGCTGGCGAGCGAACAGGGGCGGTCGGACCTGGAGGAGCTGGTGGAGGACGCCCGGCACGGTGGAGCGGCGGTGCTGTGCGGCGGCCATCGGCTCCGCCGGCCCGAGCTGCCCGGCTGGTACTACCCGCCCACTGTTCTCGCCGGCATCACGCGCGAGATGCGGATCCACCGGGAGGAGGCCTTCGGGCCCGTGGCCACGCTGTACAGGGCGGCCGACCTCGATGAGGCGGTGCTCATCGCCAACGACTCGCCGTTCGGTCTGAGTTCCAACGTATGGACCCGGGACGAGGCCGAGGTCGACCGTTTCGTACGGGATCTGGAGGCCGGCGGGGTGTACGTCAACGGGATGACGGCGTCCCATCCGGGGTTCCCCTTCGGCGGGGTGAAGCGGTCCGGATACGGCCGTGAGCTGTCCGGGCACGGAATCCGGGAGTTCTGCAACATCACCACGGTTTGGCACGGTGCGTGA
- a CDS encoding DUF6213 family protein, protein MNREVTLPLIVDDRGTLQVAAADVSKLLRTLGGRWLHLVEAGAEGLDEDTVAALTIELAKLADRIDVACIAHSSGGAP, encoded by the coding sequence GTGAACCGCGAAGTGACTCTGCCTCTGATCGTCGATGACCGCGGGACCCTGCAGGTGGCTGCGGCCGACGTGAGCAAGCTGCTCCGCACGCTGGGTGGACGGTGGCTGCATCTTGTCGAGGCCGGGGCCGAGGGGCTTGACGAGGACACCGTTGCCGCTTTGACCATTGAGCTCGCAAAGCTTGCCGATCGTATCGATGTGGCTTGTATCGCGCACAGCAGCGGGGGTGCGCCGTAG
- a CDS encoding NAD(P)/FAD-dependent oxidoreductase has translation MTEKYEVIVVGGGAAGLSAALVLGRARRRTLVVDAGEPRNAPAAHMQGYLSRDGMPPAEFLAAGRAEIARYGVELIHDRVVDAVRGEDFAVRLAEGALPGGGRTAHARQLVVATGLKDELPPVAGLAERFGRDVVHCPYCHGWEVRDQAFGVLATTPMGVHQALMVTQWSKDVTLFLHTVGEEELTDEDLRRLAVAGVHVVPGEVADLVVEDDRLTGVRLTDSRVYDREVLFVAPRAVPQTDLLTRLGAETTETPFGTYPVVDGRGLTTVPGLWAAGNASGFAEQVVNAASRGYRAGAAINGELLMADLDAAP, from the coding sequence ATGACCGAGAAGTACGAAGTGATCGTCGTCGGCGGCGGCGCGGCCGGCCTGTCCGCCGCGCTCGTCCTGGGCCGGGCCAGGCGCCGGACGCTGGTCGTCGACGCGGGCGAGCCGCGCAACGCGCCCGCCGCGCACATGCAGGGCTATCTGTCGCGGGACGGGATGCCGCCCGCCGAGTTCCTCGCCGCCGGCCGTGCGGAGATCGCGCGGTACGGCGTGGAGCTGATCCACGACCGGGTGGTGGACGCCGTCAGGGGCGAGGACTTCGCCGTCCGGCTCGCCGAGGGCGCCCTTCCCGGGGGAGGCCGGACCGCGCACGCCCGGCAGCTCGTCGTCGCGACCGGACTGAAGGACGAGCTGCCGCCGGTCGCGGGCCTCGCCGAGCGCTTCGGCCGGGACGTGGTCCACTGCCCGTACTGCCACGGCTGGGAGGTCCGCGACCAGGCCTTCGGCGTGCTCGCCACGACCCCGATGGGCGTCCACCAGGCGCTGATGGTGACCCAGTGGTCGAAGGACGTGACCCTCTTCCTGCACACGGTCGGCGAGGAGGAGCTGACCGACGAGGACCTGCGCAGGCTGGCCGTGGCCGGCGTGCACGTCGTCCCCGGCGAGGTCGCCGATCTGGTCGTCGAGGACGACCGGCTCACCGGGGTCCGGCTCACGGACAGCCGGGTGTACGACCGGGAGGTGCTGTTCGTCGCGCCCCGGGCGGTCCCGCAGACGGACCTGCTGACCCGGCTGGGCGCCGAGACCACCGAAACCCCCTTCGGGACATACCCCGTGGTCGACGGACGGGGCCTGACGACCGTCCCCGGACTGTGGGCGGCGGGCAATGCCTCGGGCTTCGCCGAGCAGGTCGTGAACGCCGCGAGCCGCGGCTACCGAGCCGGAGCCGCGATCAACGGCGAGCTGCTGATGGCAGACCTGGACGCAGCACCCTAA
- a CDS encoding ATP-dependent DNA ligase, whose amino-acid sequence MLLTRLADVSREVAAASARSRKIALLAELFRDAEAEDVPIVIPYLAGRLPQGRLGVGWKVLSQPVDPAGAPTLTVREVDALLTELGTVSGPGSQAERARLVGALMGAATADEQRFLLGLITGEVRQGALDAVAVEGLAQATGAPPADVRRAVMLAGSLQTVARALLADGPPALETFRLTVGRPVLPMLAHTASSVTEAVGKLGVCAVEEKLDGIRVQVHRAGDDIRLYTRTLDDITDRLPEVTDAARELAGSRFILDGEVIALDETGRPRSFQETAGRVGSRVDVATAAEAVPVSPVFFDALSVDGRDLLDLPFAERHAELARLVPEPMRVRRRVVSGPEDAEAAEEFARETLLRGHEGVVVKALDAPYSAGRRGASWLKVKPVHTLDLVVLAAEWGHGRRIGKLSNLHLGARAAGGGFAMLGKTFKGMTDAMLTWQTERLKELAVEDDGHVVTVRPELVVEIAYDGLQRSTRYPAGVTLRFARVVRYREDKRPAEADTVQTLLAAHPEVHP is encoded by the coding sequence ATGCTGCTGACCCGGCTCGCCGACGTGTCCCGGGAGGTCGCCGCCGCCTCGGCGCGCTCCCGCAAGATCGCCCTGCTCGCCGAACTCTTCCGGGACGCGGAGGCGGAGGACGTTCCGATCGTCATCCCGTACCTCGCGGGGCGGCTCCCCCAGGGCCGCCTTGGTGTCGGCTGGAAGGTGCTGAGCCAACCGGTCGACCCGGCCGGGGCGCCGACCCTGACCGTGCGCGAGGTGGACGCCCTCCTCACCGAGCTCGGCACGGTGTCGGGCCCCGGTTCGCAGGCCGAACGGGCGCGGCTGGTCGGCGCGTTGATGGGCGCGGCCACCGCGGACGAGCAGCGCTTCCTGCTGGGCCTCATCACCGGCGAGGTCCGGCAGGGCGCGCTGGACGCCGTAGCCGTGGAGGGTCTGGCGCAGGCGACCGGCGCGCCGCCGGCTGACGTACGACGGGCGGTGATGCTGGCGGGCTCCCTGCAGACGGTGGCGCGGGCGCTGCTCGCGGACGGGCCGCCGGCCCTGGAGACGTTCCGGCTCACCGTGGGCCGCCCGGTCCTGCCGATGCTCGCGCACACCGCGTCCTCCGTCACCGAGGCGGTCGGCAAGCTCGGCGTCTGCGCGGTGGAGGAGAAGCTGGACGGCATCCGAGTCCAGGTGCACCGCGCCGGCGACGACATCCGCCTCTACACCCGCACGCTGGACGACATCACCGACCGCCTGCCCGAAGTTACGGACGCGGCACGGGAGTTGGCCGGGTCGCGTTTCATCCTGGACGGTGAGGTCATCGCCCTCGACGAGACGGGACGCCCCCGTTCCTTCCAGGAGACCGCCGGCCGCGTCGGCTCCCGCGTGGACGTGGCGACGGCCGCCGAGGCGGTCCCGGTCTCCCCCGTCTTCTTCGACGCGCTGTCCGTGGACGGCCGGGACCTGCTCGACCTGCCGTTCGCCGAACGGCACGCGGAGCTGGCCCGGCTGGTGCCCGAGCCGATGCGGGTGCGCCGCAGGGTCGTGTCCGGCCCCGAGGACGCCGAGGCGGCGGAGGAGTTCGCCAGGGAGACGCTGCTGCGCGGCCATGAGGGAGTCGTGGTCAAGGCCCTCGACGCGCCCTACAGCGCGGGCCGGCGCGGTGCGTCCTGGCTGAAGGTGAAGCCCGTGCACACGCTCGACCTGGTGGTGCTGGCCGCCGAGTGGGGTCATGGGCGGCGCATCGGGAAGCTCTCCAACCTGCACCTGGGGGCCCGCGCCGCCGGCGGCGGCTTCGCCATGCTCGGCAAGACGTTCAAGGGCATGACCGACGCGATGCTCACCTGGCAGACCGAGCGCCTGAAGGAGCTCGCCGTCGAGGACGACGGCCATGTGGTGACCGTACGCCCCGAACTCGTCGTCGAGATCGCCTACGACGGTCTGCAGCGCTCCACCCGCTACCCGGCCGGCGTCACCCTCCGCTTCGCCCGCGTGGTCCGCTACCGCGAGGACAAGCGCCCGGCCGAGGCGGACACGGTGCAGACCCTGCTCGCCGCGCACCCGGAGGTGCACCCGTGA
- a CDS encoding NADPH:quinone oxidoreductase family protein: MQAWQVHENGEPSEVMRLTEVERPTPGEGQVLLRVRAANINFPDVLMARGHYQVRPPLPFTPGVEICGETEDGRRVIANPALPYGGFAEYAVADAAALLPAPESLDDAEAAALHIGYQTGWFGLHRRARLEAGETVLVHAAAGGVGSAAVQLAKAAGARVIGVVGGAGKTAVARELGCDVVIDRRAEDVVGAVKEATGGRGADVIYDPVGGDAYTQSTKVVAFEGRIVVVGFASGTIPSPGLNHALVKNYAILGLHWGLYNTKNPKLVQHCHEQLTELAARGAIAPLVSERVPLAEAAAAVQRVADGVTTGRVAVLPTLRNGAAA, from the coding sequence ATGCAGGCATGGCAGGTGCACGAGAACGGCGAGCCGAGCGAGGTGATGCGGCTGACGGAGGTGGAGCGGCCCACGCCCGGCGAGGGCCAGGTCCTGCTCAGGGTGCGTGCCGCGAACATCAACTTCCCGGACGTGCTGATGGCCCGGGGCCACTACCAGGTGCGGCCCCCGCTGCCGTTCACCCCGGGCGTGGAGATCTGCGGCGAGACCGAGGACGGCCGCCGCGTCATCGCCAACCCGGCCCTGCCGTACGGCGGTTTCGCCGAGTACGCCGTCGCCGACGCGGCCGCGCTGCTGCCCGCGCCCGAGTCGCTGGACGACGCCGAGGCCGCCGCGCTGCACATCGGCTACCAGACGGGCTGGTTCGGCCTGCACCGCAGGGCGCGCCTGGAGGCGGGCGAGACCGTGCTCGTCCACGCTGCCGCAGGAGGGGTCGGCAGCGCGGCCGTACAGCTCGCGAAGGCGGCGGGCGCGCGGGTCATCGGCGTCGTGGGCGGGGCCGGCAAGACGGCCGTCGCCCGCGAGCTGGGCTGCGACGTGGTCATCGACCGGCGGGCCGAGGACGTCGTCGGCGCGGTGAAGGAGGCCACCGGCGGCCGGGGCGCGGACGTGATCTACGACCCCGTCGGCGGCGACGCCTACACCCAGTCCACGAAGGTCGTCGCCTTCGAGGGCCGGATCGTGGTCGTCGGCTTCGCGAGCGGGACCATCCCGAGTCCCGGGCTGAACCACGCCCTCGTGAAGAACTACGCGATCCTCGGCCTGCACTGGGGCCTGTACAACACCAAGAACCCCAAGCTGGTCCAGCACTGCCACGAACAGCTCACCGAGCTGGCCGCCCGGGGCGCGATCGCGCCGCTGGTCAGCGAGCGCGTGCCGCTCGCGGAGGCCGCGGCCGCCGTGCAGCGGGTCGCCGACGGCGTCACCACCGGCCGTGTCGCCGTGCTGCCCACGCTGCGGAACGGAGCCGCCGCATGA
- a CDS encoding helix-turn-helix domain-containing protein translates to MTTDDVLAEVGPRLRRLRKEREVTLAALSESTGISVSTLSRLESGLRKPSLELLLPIAQAHQVPLDELVGAPPVGDPRVRAKPLVRHGRTFWPLSRQPGGLQAFKVLVPQREEEPEPRTHEGYEWLYVMSGRLRVVLGEHDVVMTAGEAAEFDTRVPHWFGSTGEGPAEFLSLFGPQGERMHVRARPRQG, encoded by the coding sequence ATGACTACCGATGACGTTCTCGCGGAGGTCGGGCCGAGGCTCAGAAGGCTCCGGAAGGAGCGGGAGGTGACACTCGCGGCGCTGTCCGAGTCCACCGGGATCTCCGTCAGCACCCTCTCCCGGCTGGAGTCGGGGCTGCGCAAACCCAGCCTGGAGCTGCTGCTGCCGATCGCGCAGGCCCACCAGGTGCCGTTGGACGAGCTGGTCGGCGCGCCGCCGGTGGGTGACCCCCGGGTGCGCGCCAAGCCACTCGTGCGGCACGGGCGCACCTTCTGGCCGCTGTCCCGGCAGCCCGGCGGACTGCAGGCCTTCAAGGTGCTGGTGCCCCAGCGCGAGGAGGAGCCGGAGCCGCGCACCCACGAGGGCTACGAATGGCTGTATGTGATGTCCGGGCGGCTGCGGGTGGTGCTCGGCGAGCACGACGTGGTGATGACGGCGGGAGAGGCCGCCGAGTTCGACACGCGCGTGCCGCACTGGTTCGGATCGACGGGGGAGGGTCCGGCCGAGTTCCTGAGCCTGTTCGGGCCGCAGGGTGAGCGGATGCATGTGCGAGCCAGGCCCCGGCAGGGGTGA
- a CDS encoding NUDIX domain-containing protein — MTPAKPAAPRRSAGLLLFRRTGDGPQVLLGHMGGPYFARKDAGAWTVPKGEYEPDEPAWEAARREFREELGLPPPDGEAIPLGEVRQKNGKIVTAWAVEADLDPATIVPGTFTLEWPPRSGRLEEFPELDRVAWFGLARAHEVIVTAQSAFLDRLTEHST, encoded by the coding sequence GTGACACCCGCGAAGCCCGCCGCGCCGAGGCGCAGCGCGGGCCTGCTGCTGTTCCGGCGCACGGGCGACGGCCCTCAGGTGCTGCTCGGCCATATGGGCGGCCCGTACTTCGCGAGGAAGGACGCCGGGGCGTGGACCGTCCCGAAGGGCGAGTACGAGCCCGACGAACCGGCCTGGGAGGCGGCCCGCCGCGAGTTCCGGGAGGAGCTCGGGCTGCCCCCGCCCGACGGCGAGGCGATCCCGCTCGGCGAGGTCCGCCAGAAGAACGGCAAGATCGTCACGGCGTGGGCCGTCGAGGCGGACCTCGACCCGGCGACGATCGTCCCCGGCACGTTCACGCTGGAGTGGCCGCCGAGATCCGGACGCCTTGAGGAGTTCCCGGAACTGGACCGGGTCGCCTGGTTCGGTCTCGCCCGGGCCCACGAGGTGATCGTCACGGCGCAGTCCGCGTTTCTCGACCGCCTGACGGAGCACTCGACCTGA
- a CDS encoding type III polyketide synthase, whose amino-acid sequence MATLCRPSVSVPEHVITMEETLELARSRHGDHAQLPLALRLIENTGVRTRHLVQPIEETLKHPGFEERNRVYVAESKARVPAVVQRALDEAELLTSDIDVIIYVSCTGFMMPSLTAWMINEMDFDSTTRQLPIAQLGCAAGGAAINRAHDFCTAYPEANALIVACEFCSLCYQPTDLGVGSLLCNGLFGDGIAAAVVRGRGGEGIRLERNGSYVIPKTEEWIMYDVRATGFHFLLDKRVPATMEPLAPALQDLAGKHGWDAADLDFYIVHAGGPRILDDLSVFLQVDPHAFRFSRATLTEYGNIASAVVLDAARRLFDEGGAADRARGLLAGFGPGITAEMTLGRWQRTDDGRA is encoded by the coding sequence ATGGCGACTTTGTGCAGGCCCTCGGTGTCGGTTCCGGAGCACGTGATCACGATGGAGGAGACGCTCGAACTGGCGCGCTCCCGCCATGGAGACCACGCCCAGCTGCCGCTGGCTCTCCGGTTGATCGAGAACACCGGCGTCCGGACCCGACACCTCGTGCAGCCCATCGAGGAGACCCTGAAACATCCTGGCTTCGAGGAACGCAACAGGGTCTACGTGGCCGAGTCCAAGGCCCGTGTCCCGGCGGTCGTACAGCGGGCGCTGGACGAGGCGGAGCTGCTCACCAGCGACATCGACGTCATCATCTACGTGTCGTGCACGGGCTTCATGATGCCCTCGCTGACGGCCTGGATGATCAACGAGATGGACTTCGACAGCACCACCAGGCAGCTGCCGATCGCCCAGCTGGGCTGCGCGGCCGGCGGTGCCGCGATCAACCGGGCGCACGACTTCTGCACCGCCTACCCCGAGGCCAACGCCCTCATCGTGGCCTGCGAGTTCTGCTCGCTGTGCTACCAGCCCACCGACCTCGGCGTCGGATCCCTGCTCTGCAACGGCCTGTTCGGCGACGGCATCGCGGCCGCCGTGGTGCGCGGCCGGGGCGGCGAGGGCATCCGGCTGGAGCGCAACGGCTCGTACGTGATCCCCAAGACCGAAGAGTGGATCATGTACGACGTCCGGGCGACCGGCTTCCACTTCCTGCTGGACAAGCGGGTGCCGGCCACGATGGAGCCGCTCGCGCCGGCCCTGCAGGACCTCGCGGGCAAGCATGGCTGGGACGCTGCCGACCTGGACTTCTACATAGTCCACGCGGGCGGCCCCCGCATCCTCGACGACCTCAGCGTGTTCCTGCAGGTCGACCCGCACGCCTTCCGCTTCAGCCGGGCCACGCTCACCGAGTACGGCAACATCGCCAGCGCCGTCGTCCTGGACGCGGCACGCCGGCTGTTCGACGAGGGTGGCGCCGCCGACCGGGCGCGCGGGCTGCTCGCCGGGTTCGGGCCCGGCATCACGGCCGAGATGACACTGGGGCGCTGGCAGCGCACGGACGACGGGAGGGCGTGA